The Muntiacus reevesi chromosome 10, mMunRee1.1, whole genome shotgun sequence genome has a segment encoding these proteins:
- the LOC136176424 gene encoding small ribosomal subunit protein uS14-like gives MRHQQLYWSHPRKFSQGSRSCRVCSNQLGLIRKYGVNMCRQCFRQYAKDIGFIKLD, from the coding sequence ATGCGTCACCAGCAGCTCTACTGGAGCCATCCGAGAAAATTCAGCCAGGGTTCTCGCTCTTGCCGGGTCTGCTCAAACCAGCTTGGTCTGATCCGGAAATACGGCGTCAATATGTGCCGCCAGTGTTTCCGCCAGTATGCGAAGGACATCGGCTTCATTAAGTTGGACTAA